In Nitrosospira briensis C-128, a genomic segment contains:
- a CDS encoding substrate-binding domain-containing protein, translating into MTIKKNTGRLILFLYLLLSMLCTISIARATDHYEIVTHPGVSEKTISRSTLRAIFGMRLHEWPDGTAIRIFVMPDDAPLHATFAKEALNVFPYQLRAAWDRLVFSGTGQAPNTVSSPQEMLAKVASTPGAIGYLTKSRMDGSVNVLHIK; encoded by the coding sequence GTGACAATTAAAAAAAATACCGGTCGCCTTATCCTGTTCTTATATCTGCTGCTCAGCATGCTGTGCACTATAAGCATTGCTCGGGCAACGGATCACTATGAGATCGTGACTCACCCCGGAGTCAGCGAGAAAACGATTTCCAGGAGCACCCTGCGCGCCATCTTCGGAATGCGCCTCCACGAGTGGCCGGACGGCACGGCCATACGGATATTCGTAATGCCAGACGACGCGCCTCTACACGCCACCTTTGCTAAAGAGGCACTGAATGTCTTTCCCTACCAGCTTCGCGCCGCCTGGGATCGATTGGTATTTTCGGGAACCGGTCAAGCCCCCAATACAGTAAGTTCTCCTCAGGAAATGCTTGCCAAGGTCGCCAGCACGCCTGGAGCAATTGGTTATTTAACTAAATCCAGGATGGACGGTAGTGTCAATGTACTCCATATCAAATAG
- a CDS encoding PEP-CTERM/exosortase system-associated acyltransferase, whose amino-acid sequence MNDVVAAFNEYFEIIHVDSPELLREVFRLRYQVLCIEQRLPGFDVSCYPEGYERDSYDDHSSHILLQHRSSGDYVGTARLILPDPVNVEKPFPIEQHTRFDPALIDVDALPRRNTAEISRLLIVRRLRQRRGDSEKKPQRELVEGNKRRFPHPILALVVGIIQMSAQHNITHCLSVMDPSLNRLLAPYGLQFDAIGPLTDYHGPRRPYIIDLIKMLETIYVNNSEIWELITNYGSVRLGPLKHTCETSSLEMSIARL is encoded by the coding sequence ATGAACGACGTCGTGGCCGCTTTCAACGAATATTTCGAAATTATCCATGTCGATTCTCCGGAATTGCTACGTGAGGTATTTCGCCTGCGCTATCAAGTGTTATGCATTGAGCAGCGTCTTCCCGGTTTTGACGTGTCCTGTTATCCGGAAGGGTACGAACGCGACAGCTATGATGACCATTCATCTCATATTCTTCTACAGCACCGTTCCTCTGGTGATTATGTAGGAACAGCACGTCTGATATTGCCTGATCCGGTGAATGTGGAAAAACCATTTCCCATCGAGCAGCATACCCGATTTGATCCGGCACTTATTGATGTCGATGCGTTACCGCGACGTAATACAGCCGAAATATCGCGCCTGCTTATCGTGCGACGGCTTCGCCAACGCAGAGGTGACAGCGAGAAAAAACCTCAAAGAGAGCTTGTTGAAGGGAATAAACGGCGCTTTCCTCATCCCATCCTGGCGCTTGTTGTTGGCATCATACAAATGTCCGCTCAACACAATATCACACACTGTCTTTCGGTAATGGATCCTTCATTGAACAGATTGTTAGCTCCCTATGGACTGCAGTTTGATGCCATCGGACCATTAACAGACTATCACGGCCCACGTCGACCCTACATCATTGACTTGATCAAAATGCTGGAAACCATTTATGTAAACAATAGTGAGATATGGGAATTGATCACGAATTACGGCAGCGTCCGGTTAGGGCCTCTAAAGCATACCTGCGAAACATCATCGCTGGAAATGTCAATAGCGAGACTTTAG